From one Populus alba chromosome 17, ASM523922v2, whole genome shotgun sequence genomic stretch:
- the LOC118042698 gene encoding receptor-like protein kinase FERONIA isoform X2 — MRSSSSSKYLSLTNLTLLTHLHLSFMFLHLTILVTGDLPPPYVPLDSIALDCGSSYDSSGNGRHWTADINSKVALLDQDSSLTNPTEKVASTSFAPYYSARVSLSQFTYTFRVNTTGPKFVRLHFNPASFTGFNRSKASFSVTSGRYTLLSNFSGIHYTDPRGERSYAREFILNVEDEQKNLSITFTPSPHVADAYAFINGIEIVSMPTNLYYTAGDDRGLYDFDQEVYLPLQNETALETMYRVNAGGGEITPPNDNGMFRSWLPDVDYLTDARPSALVYNDTIQLQYNNHTRYAAPDVLYRTARTMGANATVNKKYNMTWEFPVHSTFTYLVRLHFSQFIPIILQKGDLVFKIYVGNQTAERYADVISWADGYGVPIHKDYVVMMDAGGNDGIQNLSIALHPIQSTNAFDAMLNGAEIFKLSKTDSLSGPNPGVYQDRPISNTPPSPTSTKPNHGLRRTVAIIGAAVSGIVVVSVLFFLIFRKRVQKFKDLVSGDAASNLGTLVSSSRNSTKTHRPSLPSDRCYRFSLVEIIAATNNFDNSFIIGVGGFGNVYKGLFDGGVNRAAIKRLNPSSQQGATEFRTEIEMLSQLRFRHLVSLIGYCNDNNEMILVYDYMARGTLRDHLYRTDNPPLSWTQRLEICIGAARGLDYLHTGAKHTVIHRDVKTTNILLDEKWVAKVSDFGLSKTGPTSTSKGHVSTVVKGSIGYLDPEYCQRQQLTEKSDVYSFGVVLFEVLCARPPINRLAVPASLAELARQSHSNGTINEIIDPYLDGKISPDCLEKFVDVAVRCLLENGIERPSMTDVVWGLEFALQLQESAEENVKVAQTEKEVNMETPLKGSSIDDSSDLFSTGGELVVNSRILEMATTSSSDEQSFLSNESEKMMSGAVFSEIMNPKGR, encoded by the exons ATgaggagcagcagcagcagcaaataTCTCTCTCTCACAAACTTAACTTTATTAACACATCTGCACCTCTCCTTCATGTTCCTCCATCTCACCATCCTTGTAACTGGGGATTTACCACCACCTTACGTCCCTCTCGATAGCATAGCGCTTGATTGTGGTTCATCCTACGACAGTTCTGGAAACGGTAGGCACTGGACTGCAGACATCAACTCAAAAGTGGCCCTTCTAGATCAAGACAGCTCCTTAACAAATCCCACAGAAAAAGTTGCCTCCACTAGCTTTGCACCTTATTATTCTGCTCGCGTCTCTCTCTCCCAATTCACCTACACGTTTCGTGTCAATACAACGGGACCTAAGTTTGTTCGCCTCCATTTTAATCCAGCTTCCTTCACTGGTTTCAACAGGTCTAAAGCATCTTTTTCTGTCACATCCGGTCGCTATACCTTACTTAGCAACTTCAGTGGCATACATTACACTGACCCTCGTGGTGAACGAAGTTACGCCAGagaattcatcttaaatgttgaAGATGAGCAGAAAAATCTGAGCATAACGTTCACGCCGAGCCCTCATGTAGCTGATGCATATGCTTTCATCAACGGGATTGAAATCGTATCCATGCCCACCAATCTTTATTACACTGCAGGAGATGACCGAGGGCTGTATGATTTTGACCAGGAGGTCTATCTTCCCCTTCAAAACGAAACTGCTTTAGAGACCATGTACCGAGTAAATGCGGGTGGGGGAGAGATCACACCGCCCAACGACAATGGCATGTTTCGAAGTTGGTTACCCGATGTCGATTACTTGACGGATGCTCGACCAAGCGCTTTGGTATATAATGACACTATTCAACTTCAGTATAATAACCACACTCGCTATGCTGCACCTGACGTACTCTATCGAACTGCTAGGACCATGGGGGCCAATGCTACTGTAAATAAGAAATACAATATGACTTGGGAGTTTCCGGTCCACTCCACATTCACCTATCTTGTTAGGCTTCATTTCTCTCAGTTTATTCCGATTATATTGCAAAAAGGCGATCTagtctttaaaatatatgtcGGTAATCAAACGGCAGAGCGTTACGCCGATGTAATCTCTTGGGCTGATGGATATGGGGTTCCCATACACAAAGATTACGTAGTGATGATGGATGCCGGAGGAAACGACGGAATACAGAATTTGTCGATTGCATTGCACCCTATTCAGTCTACTAATGCCTTTGATGCAATGTTGAATGGAGCTGAAATCTTCAAATTGAGCAAAACAGACAGTCTTTCCGGACCAAATCCTGGTGTATATCAGGATAGACCCATTAGTAATACTCCTCCTAGCCCGACATCAACAAAGCCAAATCATGGTCTAAGAAGAACAGTCGCCATTATTGGTGCTGCTGTTTCGGGCATTGTTGTCGTCTCTGtcctatttttcttgattttccgGAAAAGAGTCCAAAAATTCAAGGACTTGGTTTCTGGTGATGCAGCTTCAAACTTAGGCACTCTTGTTTCCTCTTCAAGAAATTCAACAAAGACCCATAGGCCATCTCTACCTTCTGATCGATGCTACCGTTTCTCGCTAGTTGAGATCATAGCAGCTACAAACAACTTCGACAATTCATTCATTATTGGTGTTGGTGGCTTTGGTAACGTGTACAAAGGATTATTTGATGGTGGAGTCAATCGTGCTGCGATCAAGCGATTGAATCCAAGTTCACAGCAGGGTGCAACCGAGTTCAGGACAGAGATCGAGATGCTCTCCCAGCTTAGATTCCGCCATTTGGTTTCTCTAATTGGTTActgtaatgataataatgagaTGATCCTGGTGTATGATTATATGGCTCGGGGGACGCTTCGTGATCATCTCTACAGAACTGATAATCCTCCACTTTCATGGACTCAGCGCCTAGAGATTTGCATCGGTGCTGCCCGTGGGTTGGATTACCTTCACACAGGTGCCAAGCACACTGTCATTCATCGTGATGTGAAGACAACAAATATCTTGCTGGATGAGAAATGGGTGGCCAAAGTTTCGGATTTCGGATTGTCCAAAACAGGCCCTACGAGCACATCGAAGGGCCACGTGAGCACCGTTGTGAAAGGTAGCATAGGGTACTTGGATCCCGAATATTGTCAACGCCAGCAATTGACAGAAAAATCTGATGTCTATTCATTTGGGGTTGTGTTGTTCGAGGTATTGTGTGCTAGACCACCAATAAACCGATTAGCAGTGCCAGCAAGTCTAGCAGAGTTGGCTAGACAAAGCCACAGCAACGGAACGATTAATGAAATCATTGATCCGTATCTGGATGGAAAGATCTCACCAGATTGTCTGGAAAAATTTGTTGATGTTGCAGTGAGATGCTTGCTCGAGAATGGAATCGAAAGGCCATCGATGACCGATGTGGTTTGGGGCCTTGAGTTTGCATTACAACTGCAAGAGAGCGCGGAAGAGAATGTCAAAGTGGCTCAAactgagaaagaagttaacatGGAGACTCCTCTGAAAG GCTCCTCAATCGATGACAGTAGTGATTTGTTTAGTACTGGCGGTGAACTAGTTGTGAATTCCCGCATTTTGGAAATGGCAACAACAAGCAGCAGCGACGAACAGAGTTTTCTGAGCAACGAGTCGGAGAAAATGATGTCTGGTGCTGTGTTCTCCGAGATCATGAACCCAAAGGGGCGATGA
- the LOC118042698 gene encoding receptor-like protein kinase FERONIA isoform X1, with the protein MPTNLYYTAGDDRGLYDFDQEVYLPLQNETALETMYRVNAGGGEITPPNDNGMFRSWLPDVDYLTDARPSALVYNDTIQLQYNNHTRYAAPDVLYRTARTMGANATVNKKYNMTWEFPVHSTFTYLVRLHFSQFIPIILQKGDLVFKIYVGNQTAERYADVISWADGYGVPIHKDYVVMMDAGGNDGIQNLSIALHPIQSTNAFDAMLNGAEIFKLSKTDSLSGPNPGVYQDRPISNTPPSPTSTKPNHGLRRTVAIIGAAVSGIVVVSVLFFLIFRKRVQKFKDLVSGDAASNLGTLVSSSRNSTKTHRPSLPSDRCYRFSLVEIIAATNNFDNSFIIGVGGFGNVYKGLFDGGVNRAAIKRLNPSSQQGATEFRTEIEMLSQLRFRHLVSLIGYCNDNNEMILVYDYMARGTLRDHLYRTDNPPLSWTQRLEICIGAARGLDYLHTGAKHTVIHRDVKTTNILLDEKWVAKVSDFGLSKTGPTSTSKGHVSTVVKGSIGYLDPEYCQRQQLTEKSDVYSFGVVLFEVLCARPPINRLAVPASLAELARQSHSNGTINEIIDPYLDGKISPDCLEKFVDVAVRCLLENGIERPSMTDVVWGLEFALQLQESAEENVKVAQTEKEVNMETPLKGSTIDDSSDLFSTGSELVVNSRILEMAITSRSDGQSFPRNESEKMMSGSVFSEIVNPKGR; encoded by the coding sequence ATGCCCACCAATCTTTATTACACTGCAGGAGATGACCGAGGGCTGTATGATTTTGACCAGGAGGTCTATCTTCCCCTTCAAAACGAAACTGCTTTAGAGACCATGTACCGAGTAAATGCGGGTGGGGGAGAGATCACACCGCCCAACGACAATGGCATGTTTCGAAGTTGGTTACCCGATGTCGATTACTTGACGGATGCTCGACCAAGCGCTTTGGTATATAATGACACTATTCAACTTCAGTATAATAACCACACTCGCTATGCTGCACCTGACGTACTCTATCGAACTGCTAGGACCATGGGGGCCAATGCTACTGTAAATAAGAAATACAATATGACTTGGGAGTTTCCGGTCCACTCCACATTCACCTATCTTGTTAGGCTTCATTTCTCTCAGTTTATTCCGATTATATTGCAAAAAGGCGATCTagtctttaaaatatatgtcGGTAATCAAACGGCAGAGCGTTACGCCGATGTAATCTCTTGGGCTGATGGATATGGGGTTCCCATACACAAAGATTACGTAGTGATGATGGATGCCGGAGGAAACGACGGAATACAGAATTTGTCGATTGCATTGCACCCTATTCAGTCTACTAATGCCTTTGATGCAATGTTGAATGGAGCTGAAATCTTCAAATTGAGCAAAACAGACAGTCTTTCCGGACCAAATCCTGGTGTATATCAGGATAGACCCATTAGTAATACTCCTCCTAGCCCGACATCAACAAAGCCAAATCATGGTCTAAGAAGAACAGTCGCCATTATTGGTGCTGCTGTTTCGGGCATTGTTGTCGTCTCTGtcctatttttcttgattttccgGAAAAGAGTCCAAAAATTCAAGGACTTGGTTTCTGGTGATGCAGCTTCAAACTTAGGCACTCTTGTTTCCTCTTCAAGAAATTCAACAAAGACCCATAGGCCATCTCTACCTTCTGATCGATGCTACCGTTTCTCGCTAGTTGAGATCATAGCAGCTACAAACAACTTCGACAATTCATTCATTATTGGTGTTGGTGGCTTTGGTAACGTGTACAAAGGATTATTTGATGGTGGAGTCAATCGTGCTGCGATCAAGCGATTGAATCCAAGTTCACAGCAGGGTGCAACCGAGTTCAGGACAGAGATCGAGATGCTCTCCCAGCTTAGATTCCGCCATTTGGTTTCTCTAATTGGTTActgtaatgataataatgagaTGATCCTGGTGTATGATTATATGGCTCGGGGGACGCTTCGTGATCATCTCTACAGAACTGATAATCCTCCACTTTCATGGACTCAGCGCCTAGAGATTTGCATCGGTGCTGCCCGTGGGTTGGATTACCTTCACACAGGTGCCAAGCACACTGTCATTCATCGTGATGTGAAGACAACAAATATCTTGCTGGATGAGAAATGGGTGGCCAAAGTTTCGGATTTCGGATTGTCCAAAACAGGCCCTACGAGCACATCGAAGGGCCACGTGAGCACCGTTGTGAAAGGTAGCATAGGGTACTTGGATCCCGAATATTGTCAACGCCAGCAATTGACAGAAAAATCTGATGTCTATTCATTTGGGGTTGTGTTGTTCGAGGTATTGTGTGCTAGACCACCAATAAACCGATTAGCAGTGCCAGCAAGTCTAGCAGAGTTGGCTAGACAAAGCCACAGCAACGGAACGATTAATGAAATCATTGATCCGTATCTGGATGGAAAGATCTCACCAGATTGTCTGGAAAAATTTGTTGATGTTGCAGTGAGATGCTTGCTCGAGAATGGAATCGAAAGGCCATCGATGACCGATGTGGTTTGGGGCCTTGAGTTTGCATTACAACTGCAAGAGAGCGCGGAAGAGAATGTCAAAGTGGCTCAAactgagaaagaagttaacatGGAGACTCCTCTGAAAGGCTCCACAATCGATGACAGCAGTGATTTGTTTAGTACTGGCAGTGAACTAGTTGTGAATTCCCGCATTTTGGAAATGGCAATAACAAGCAGAAGCGACGGACAGAGTTTTCCACGCAACGAGTCGGAGAAAATGATGTCTGGTTCTGTGTTCTCCGAGATCGTGAATCCGAAGGGGCGATGA